One window of Fusobacterium polymorphum genomic DNA carries:
- a CDS encoding ATP-binding protein, with translation MYRKIFEYLKKWKNNLYRKPLILQGARQVGKTYAILNFGKNEYENVVYFNFETNPKLKKTFEESIEPNYLLPILSRLAEQTIVKEKTLIFFDEIQLCERALLALKYFYEQAPEYHIIVAGSLLGVAVNREKFSFPVGKVDIKTLYPMDMEEFLLAMEEETLIKEIKKSFDENTPLSSALHDIAMEYYRKYLVIGGMPECVSKFKETQNYTLIRHTQDMILLSYLNDMSKYNTSNEIKKTRLVYDNITVQLSRQNTRFQYKLVKTGGRASEFENAIEWLNLSGITSKIYCLDNIQKPLENYKNVDSFKIYISDVGLLCAKKEIIPEDILYLSDELNDIKGGMTENYVNIHLNINLYTQYFWRNDKGTAEIDFIVTKEGKIIPIEVKSSNNTRSKSLDTYIKKYKPEYSIRISTKNFGFENNIKSVPLYAVFCL, from the coding sequence ATGTATAGAAAAATCTTTGAATATTTGAAAAAATGGAAAAATAATTTATATAGAAAGCCATTGATATTACAAGGAGCAAGACAAGTCGGAAAAACTTATGCTATTTTAAATTTTGGAAAAAATGAATATGAAAATGTAGTATATTTTAATTTTGAGACTAACCCCAAATTAAAAAAGACTTTTGAAGAAAGTATAGAACCAAATTATTTGCTTCCTATTCTTTCAAGGTTAGCTGAACAAACTATTGTAAAAGAGAAAACTTTAATTTTTTTTGATGAAATACAATTATGTGAAAGAGCTTTATTAGCACTTAAATATTTTTATGAACAAGCACCAGAATATCATATAATTGTAGCTGGAAGCTTATTAGGAGTTGCTGTTAATAGAGAAAAGTTTTCATTTCCAGTTGGTAAAGTGGATATAAAAACTCTTTATCCTATGGATATGGAAGAATTTTTATTGGCAATGGAAGAAGAAACTTTAATTAAAGAAATAAAAAAATCTTTTGATGAGAATACTCCTCTATCTAGTGCTTTACATGATATTGCTATGGAATACTATAGAAAATATTTAGTTATTGGAGGTATGCCAGAATGTGTTAGTAAGTTTAAAGAGACACAAAATTATACTCTAATTAGACATACACAAGATATGATTCTACTTTCATACTTAAATGATATGAGTAAGTATAATACAAGTAATGAGATAAAAAAAACAAGGTTAGTCTATGATAATATTACAGTTCAACTTTCAAGACAGAATACTCGTTTTCAATATAAATTGGTAAAAACAGGTGGAAGAGCTTCTGAATTTGAAAATGCAATAGAATGGCTTAATTTATCTGGAATAACTTCTAAAATATATTGTCTTGATAATATTCAAAAGCCTTTAGAAAATTATAAAAATGTAGATTCTTTTAAAATTTATATTTCTGATGTAGGACTTCTATGTGCAAAAAAAGAGATAATTCCTGAGGATATATTATATTTATCAGATGAATTAAATGATATTAAAGGTGGAATGACAGAAAATTACGTTAATATACATTTAAATATAAATTTATACACTCAATATTTTTGGAGAAATGATAAAGGAACAGCAGAAATTGACTTCATTGTAACAAAAGAAGGAAAAATAATCCCAATAGAAGTAAAGTCTTCAAATAATACTCGCTCTAAAAGTCTTGATACTTATATCAAAAAATATAAACCTGAATACAGTATAAGAATTTCTACTAAAAATTTTGGATTTGAAAATAATATAAAAAGTGTTCCTTTATATGCAGTTTTTTGCTTGTAA
- a CDS encoding ABC transporter permease: protein MSKRIDANSLAMENIRQRKTRSTCMILLVALFSLIVYMGSMFSLSLSRGLESLSDRLGADVIVVPAGYKAEIESVLLKGEPSTFYLPADTIDKLKKFDEIEKMTPQIYVATLSASCCSYPVQIIGIDIDTDFLIYPWITHNIDKELKDGEAIVGSHVIGEKGETVHFFNEELKIVGRLKQTGIGFDATVFVNQNTAKKLAKASERITANKVAEEDVISSVMIKVKPGVDSVKLASKISKELSKEGIFAMFSKKFVNSISSNLKVLSTSILVLVGVIWILSIVVLSISFTAIFNERKKEMAVLRVLGASKKMLREIILKEAVILSLWGAGIGSFLGVILSVAQLPLLASKFSMPFLSPSLLQYIGIFILSFILGVIIGPLSTVRVVKKLTDKDSYLSLREEM, encoded by the coding sequence ATGAGTAAAAGAATAGATGCAAATAGTTTAGCAATGGAGAATATAAGACAGAGAAAAACTAGAAGTACCTGTATGATATTGTTAGTTGCATTATTTAGCCTTATAGTCTATATGGGCTCAATGTTCTCACTTAGTTTGAGTAGAGGGTTGGAAAGTTTATCAGATAGACTAGGAGCAGATGTAATAGTTGTTCCAGCAGGATATAAGGCAGAAATTGAGAGTGTTCTTCTAAAAGGAGAACCCTCAACTTTTTATTTGCCAGCAGATACTATTGACAAGTTAAAAAAATTTGATGAAATTGAAAAAATGACACCACAAATATATGTGGCAACACTTTCAGCTTCTTGTTGTTCATATCCTGTTCAAATAATAGGAATAGATATAGATACAGATTTTTTAATTTATCCTTGGATAACTCATAATATAGATAAAGAGCTAAAAGATGGAGAGGCTATTGTAGGTAGCCATGTCATTGGAGAAAAAGGAGAAACAGTTCATTTCTTCAATGAAGAATTAAAAATTGTTGGAAGATTAAAACAAACAGGAATAGGATTTGATGCAACAGTTTTTGTGAATCAAAATACTGCTAAAAAATTGGCTAAGGCTTCTGAAAGAATAACTGCCAATAAAGTTGCAGAAGAAGATGTAATATCATCTGTTATGATAAAGGTAAAGCCAGGAGTAGATTCTGTAAAATTAGCTTCAAAGATATCTAAAGAATTATCAAAAGAAGGTATTTTTGCAATGTTTAGTAAAAAATTTGTAAATTCTATATCTTCTAATTTAAAAGTATTATCAACAAGTATTCTAGTTTTAGTGGGTGTTATTTGGATATTATCTATTGTTGTTTTAAGTATAAGTTTCACTGCAATATTTAATGAAAGAAAAAAAGAAATGGCAGTTTTAAGAGTATTAGGTGCTTCTAAAAAAATGTTAAGAGAAATTATTTTAAAGGAAGCAGTTATATTATCTTTATGGGGAGCAGGAATTGGCAGTTTTTTAGGTGTAATTTTATCAGTTGCACAATTACCATTGTTAGCTTCAAAGTTTTCAATGCCATTTTTATCTCCAAGTTTGTTACAATATATAGGAATATTTATTTTAAGTTTTATTTTAGGTGTAATTATAGGTCCTCTTTCAACAGTTAGAGTTGTAAAGAAACTAACTGATAAAGATAGTTATTTGAGTTTAAGAGAAGAAATGTAG
- the acpS gene encoding holo-ACP synthase, with translation MIVGIGNDIIEIERIEKAISKEGFKNKVYTQRELENIEKRGNRTETYAGIFSAKEAISKAIGTGVRGFSLTDLEISNDDLGKPYVVVSEKLDKILKAKKEDYQIEISISHSRKYATAMAIIL, from the coding sequence ATGATAGTTGGAATAGGTAATGATATTATTGAAATTGAAAGAATAGAAAAAGCTATTTCAAAAGAAGGTTTTAAAAATAAAGTCTATACTCAAAGAGAGTTGGAAAATATTGAAAAAAGAGGGAATAGAACAGAAACTTATGCTGGGATATTCTCTGCAAAGGAAGCTATTTCAAAAGCTATTGGGACAGGAGTTAGAGGATTTTCTTTAACAGATTTAGAAATATCAAATGATGATTTAGGAAAGCCTTATGTTGTTGTATCAGAGAAATTAGATAAAATTTTAAAAGCAAAAAAAGAAGATTATCAAATTGAAATCTCAATTTCACACTCTAGAAAATATGCAACAGCAATGGCAATAATACTTTAA
- a CDS encoding ABC transporter ATP-binding protein: MLEIKNISKTYSRQGKDFFAVKDVNLNILDGDFVHIIGRSGSGKSTLLNIVAGLLSADNGTLLLDGTNYLELNDEEKSKFRNKNIGFIPQSPALLGYLNILENIRLPYDMYEKDGDSEGKARYFLNELGLEHLAKSYPKELSGGELRRIIIARALMTEPRILIADEPTSDLDIEATKEVMDLLKKINEKGTSILIVTHELETLKYGKKVYTMSEGVLTEGRNL; encoded by the coding sequence ATGTTAGAAATAAAAAATATATCTAAGACTTATAGCAGGCAAGGAAAAGATTTTTTTGCAGTTAAAGATGTAAACTTAAATATTTTAGATGGAGATTTTGTTCATATAATTGGAAGAAGCGGAAGTGGGAAATCAACTCTATTAAATATAGTGGCTGGACTTTTATCAGCAGATAATGGAACTCTTTTATTAGACGGAACTAATTACTTAGAATTAAATGATGAGGAAAAATCAAAATTTAGAAATAAGAATATTGGTTTTATTCCTCAATCACCAGCACTTTTAGGATATTTGAATATTTTAGAAAATATTAGACTTCCTTATGATATGTATGAAAAAGATGGAGATTCAGAAGGTAAAGCTAGATATTTTTTAAATGAGTTAGGCTTGGAGCATTTAGCAAAATCTTATCCAAAAGAGTTATCAGGAGGAGAACTAAGAAGAATTATAATAGCTAGGGCTTTGATGACAGAGCCTAGAATCCTTATTGCAGATGAACCAACATCTGACTTGGATATAGAAGCAACTAAGGAAGTTATGGATTTATTAAAAAAAATTAATGAAAAGGGAACTAGCATTTTAATAGTGACTCATGAATTAGAAACTTTAAAATATGGTAAGAAAGTTTATACTATGTCAGAAGGTGTATTGACAGAAGGAAGAAATTTGTAA
- a CDS encoding TatD family hydrolase has product MKIIDSHVHLNLQQFDNDREEVFKRIEEKLDFVVNIGFDLESSEKSVEYANKYPFIYAVIGFHPDEIEGYSDEAEKKLEELAKNPKVLAIGEIGLDYHWMTRPKEEQWDIFRKQLELARRVNKPVVIHTREAMEDTVNILNEFPDITGILHCYPGSVETARRMIDRFYLGIGGVLTFKNAKKLVDVVKEIPIERLVIETDCPYMAPTPYRGQRNEPIYTEEVVKKMAELKNMSYEDVVRITNENTRKAFKML; this is encoded by the coding sequence ATGAAAATAATAGATTCACATGTTCATTTAAATTTACAACAATTTGACAATGATAGAGAAGAAGTTTTTAAAAGAATAGAAGAAAAATTAGATTTTGTTGTAAATATAGGATTTGATTTGGAAAGTAGTGAAAAAAGTGTAGAGTATGCAAATAAATATCCATTTATTTATGCAGTAATAGGATTTCATCCAGATGAAATAGAAGGATATAGTGATGAAGCAGAGAAAAAATTAGAAGAGCTTGCAAAAAATCCAAAAGTTTTAGCAATAGGAGAAATTGGGCTAGATTATCATTGGATGACAAGACCAAAAGAAGAACAATGGGATATTTTTAGAAAACAATTGGAATTAGCAAGGAGAGTAAATAAACCTGTTGTAATTCACACAAGAGAAGCTATGGAAGATACAGTTAATATATTAAATGAATTTCCCGATATAACAGGTATTTTACATTGTTATCCTGGTTCTGTTGAAACAGCAAGAAGAATGATAGATAGATTTTATCTAGGTATAGGTGGAGTTTTAACTTTTAAGAATGCTAAAAAATTAGTTGATGTTGTAAAAGAAATTCCAATAGAAAGATTAGTAATAGAAACTGACTGTCCATATATGGCACCAACACCATACAGAGGGCAAAGAAATGAACCTATCTATACAGAAGAAGTTGTAAAAAAAATGGCAGAACTTAAAAATATGAGTTATGAAGATGTAGTTAGAATTACAAATGAAAATACAAGAAAGGCATTTAAGATGTTATGA
- a CDS encoding toxin-antitoxin system YwqK family antitoxin gives MKKVFNILLIALILTILWILFLIINPNSSEIQGIKLVKTEYDNHYAEIDKKIEKEFDKNPKKLYEERKTNLKRVNLDLKFGRVRRYLGDNEYIFGFSGNGKLILVLKKDSPDTNNGVLKYLYDNQSLKEIGYIEGKNLDFSGKFQFFSEEGILITERQYYQGKLEGLEKVFSEDGKLEEERVYKNNLIDGEEIYYYEDGKVAQKNQYIVGKMEGESLSYYDNGEISAKINYKNDKRDGVYFLYYENGIKKEEGYLKNDKLEGISKIYYESGKLHQTAHNKDGKKNGTIIRYYENGIQEHEWNYKDDVLDGFEISYYESGKVKTRIYYKDGKLQGEGLSFYESGKIMEKGYYKDDFFDGQYTMYYENGKPQEIYNYIAGKLNGEYKLYYENGNLKEIGNYVDNKLEGKVLQYYEDGKLEETGTYKNGKIDGEYFHYDKVGKLVEKQIYKNGNFISTEEFQKVEGEKNEGN, from the coding sequence ATGAAAAAAGTATTTAATATTCTACTAATAGCATTAATACTTACAATACTTTGGATTTTATTTTTGATAATAAATCCTAATTCTTCTGAAATACAAGGTATTAAATTGGTAAAAACAGAATATGATAACCATTATGCAGAAATAGATAAAAAGATAGAAAAAGAATTTGATAAAAATCCAAAAAAGCTATATGAAGAAAGAAAAACTAATTTAAAAAGAGTAAACCTAGATTTAAAGTTTGGTAGAGTTAGAAGATATCTAGGAGATAATGAATATATTTTTGGTTTTTCTGGTAATGGAAAATTAATATTAGTTTTAAAAAAAGATAGTCCAGATACTAATAATGGAGTACTAAAATATCTTTATGATAATCAGTCACTAAAAGAAATAGGATATATTGAAGGAAAGAATTTAGATTTCTCTGGAAAGTTTCAATTTTTTAGTGAAGAAGGTATTTTAATAACTGAAAGACAATACTATCAAGGTAAACTAGAAGGTTTAGAAAAAGTATTTTCAGAAGATGGGAAATTAGAAGAAGAAAGAGTGTATAAAAATAACCTTATAGATGGTGAAGAAATATATTACTATGAAGATGGAAAAGTAGCTCAAAAAAATCAATATATAGTAGGAAAAATGGAGGGAGAGTCTTTAAGTTACTATGATAATGGAGAAATTTCAGCAAAGATAAACTATAAAAATGACAAACGAGATGGAGTATATTTTCTTTATTATGAAAATGGTATAAAAAAAGAGGAAGGTTATTTAAAAAATGATAAATTAGAAGGTATTTCTAAAATTTATTATGAAAGTGGAAAACTTCATCAAACAGCCCATAATAAAGATGGTAAAAAAAATGGTACTATAATTAGATATTATGAAAATGGGATACAAGAGCATGAATGGAATTATAAAGATGATGTTTTAGATGGATTTGAAATATCTTATTATGAAAGCGGAAAAGTAAAAACAAGAATTTATTATAAAGATGGAAAACTTCAAGGAGAAGGTCTTAGTTTCTATGAAAGTGGTAAAATTATGGAAAAAGGCTATTATAAGGATGATTTTTTTGATGGACAGTATACTATGTATTATGAAAACGGAAAACCTCAAGAAATTTATAATTATATAGCTGGTAAATTAAATGGAGAGTATAAGCTATATTATGAAAATGGAAATCTTAAGGAAATTGGAAATTATGTAGATAATAAATTAGAAGGAAAAGTTTTACAATATTATGAAGATGGAAAGTTAGAAGAAACAGGAACATATAAAAATGGAAAAATAGATGGAGAATATTTTCACTATGATAAAGTTGGAAAATTAGTTGAAAAACAGATATATAAAAATGGAAATTTTATAAGTACAGAAGAATTTCAAAAAGTGGAAGGGGAAAAAAA
- a CDS encoding alpha/beta fold hydrolase, which translates to MFYYEEYGEGKPILIIHGLTCSMELMKGCIEPIFKEVNGYKRIYIDLLGMGKSNKCSLEYASSDKILEMLLSFIKEKIDKEFLLVGESYGGYLSRGILSKCYKNIEGLMLLCPMIIPDDTKRTLPEGNLKFHDKEFLEKIDKNKRELFLEYMIIANEKMYKRFEKEVISGIEQANNDFIKKLRENYSFSFNVDEEIKMINFSKPSLFITGRQDNTVGYYDLYNLLEDYPRATFAILDTAGHNLQIEQEEVFNSLFLNWLERVEKYKV; encoded by the coding sequence ATGTTTTATTATGAAGAGTATGGAGAGGGAAAACCTATTTTAATCATACATGGTTTAACTTGTAGTATGGAACTTATGAAAGGATGCATTGAACCAATATTTAAGGAAGTGAATGGTTATAAAAGAATATATATTGACTTACTAGGAATGGGAAAATCAAACAAGTGTTCTTTGGAATATGCCTCATCAGATAAAATTTTAGAAATGTTATTAAGTTTTATAAAAGAAAAAATAGATAAAGAATTTTTATTAGTTGGTGAATCTTATGGAGGATATTTATCAAGAGGAATACTATCAAAATGTTATAAAAATATAGAAGGTTTAATGTTGTTGTGCCCTATGATAATTCCTGATGATACTAAAAGAACTTTACCAGAAGGAAATTTAAAGTTTCATGATAAAGAATTTTTAGAAAAAATAGATAAGAATAAAAGAGAGCTCTTTTTAGAATATATGATTATTGCAAATGAAAAAATGTATAAAAGATTTGAAAAAGAAGTTATATCTGGTATAGAACAAGCTAATAATGATTTTATAAAAAAATTAAGAGAAAATTATTCATTTTCTTTCAATGTAGATGAAGAAATAAAAATGATAAATTTTTCTAAACCAAGTCTTTTTATTACTGGTAGACAAGATAATACAGTTGGTTATTATGATTTATATAATTTACTAGAAGATTATCCAAGAGCAACTTTTGCTATTTTAGATACAGCAGGGCATAATTTGCAGATAGAACAAGAAGAAGTATTTAATTCCTTATTTTTAAATTGGTTAGAAAGAGTAGAGAAATATAAAGTATAA
- the prfB gene encoding peptide chain release factor 2 (programmed frameshift), whose product MDILEIKREFLEMKEKTENIRRSLDLEKRKSIIKELEKLTFEDNFWSDKRKSSEIIKNMNFEKNIVSRYEKLATEIDDEEVLIDFVESGETSFENELSEKHKILKSDIEEFEINLLLDGEYDMNNAIVTIHSGAGGTEACDWADMLYRMYLRWCNLKAYKVSELDFMEGDSVGVKSVTFLVEGINAYGYLKSEKGVHRLVRISPFDANKKRHTSFASVEVVPEVDENVEVEINPADIRIDTYRASGAGGQHVNMTDSAVRITHFPSGIVVTCQKERSQLSNRETAMKMLKSKLLELELKKKEEEMKKIQGEQSDIGWGNQIRSYVFQPYALVKDHRTNTEIGNVKAVMDGSIDDFINSYLRWIKNN is encoded by the exons ATGGATATATTAGAAATTAAAAGAGAATTTTTAGAAATGAAAGAAAAAACTGAAAATATCAGGAGGTCTCTT GACTTAGAAAAGAGAAAGTCAATTATAAAGGAATTAGAGAAATTAACTTTTGAAGATAATTTTTGGTCTGATAAAAGAAAAAGTTCAGAAATTATAAAAAATATGAATTTTGAAAAAAATATAGTTTCAAGATATGAAAAGTTAGCGACAGAAATTGACGATGAAGAAGTTTTAATTGATTTTGTTGAAAGTGGAGAAACTTCATTTGAAAATGAACTTTCGGAAAAACATAAAATTTTAAAATCTGATATAGAAGAATTTGAAATTAATTTGTTACTTGATGGAGAATATGATATGAATAATGCCATTGTAACAATTCATTCTGGTGCAGGTGGAACAGAAGCTTGTGATTGGGCTGATATGCTTTATAGAATGTATTTAAGATGGTGTAATTTAAAAGCCTATAAGGTTTCAGAACTTGACTTCATGGAAGGGGATAGTGTAGGAGTAAAATCAGTTACATTTTTAGTTGAAGGAATAAATGCCTATGGTTATTTAAAGTCTGAAAAGGGAGTACATAGACTTGTTAGAATTTCACCTTTTGATGCCAATAAAAAAAGACATACTTCATTTGCCTCAGTTGAAGTTGTACCAGAAGTTGATGAAAATGTTGAAGTTGAAATAAATCCTGCTGATATTAGAATAGATACATATAGAGCGAGTGGAGCAGGTGGACAACATGTCAATATGACAGACTCTGCTGTAAGAATAACACATTTTCCAAGCGGGATAGTTGTAACTTGTCAAAAAGAAAGATCTCAACTTAGTAATAGAGAAACTGCCATGAAAATGTTAAAATCAAAATTACTTGAATTAGAATTAAAGAAAAAAGAAGAGGAAATGAAAAAAATTCAAGGAGAACAATCTGATATTGGTTGGGGAAACCAAATAAGATCTTATGTATTCCAACCCTATGCACTAGTAAAAGACCATAGAACTAATACTGAGATTGGAAATGTAAAAGCTGTTATGGATGGAAGTATAGATGATTTTATAAATTCATATTTAAGATGGATAAAAAATAATTAA
- a CDS encoding putative quinol monooxygenase produces the protein MLKKLLLALGILTSVSMYAVPTLNVYDFEVKKDKEASYKSITEDYVNKTMGTEQGVLGLFAATDERDKTTSFIVEIYNDYLAFSNHTKNQASKDFKAVIPQIAEGNLNSTEVDVQIAKDKKVEQNENTFTVYTVIDVKPENNKEFTEIIKNRAETTFNENGVLLIYVGTDRRNPNKWCLFEVYSDIDSYLNHRASSYFKNFITETKDMISTQKRYELQPLKLINKGDLDYKKLY, from the coding sequence ATGTTAAAAAAATTATTATTAGCTTTGGGGATACTTACATCAGTTAGTATGTATGCAGTACCAACATTAAATGTCTATGACTTTGAAGTAAAAAAAGATAAAGAGGCTTCATATAAAAGTATAACAGAAGATTATGTTAATAAAACTATGGGAACAGAACAAGGAGTTTTAGGACTTTTTGCTGCAACAGATGAAAGAGATAAAACAACTTCTTTTATAGTTGAGATATATAATGATTACTTAGCTTTTTCTAATCATACTAAAAATCAAGCTAGTAAAGATTTTAAAGCTGTAATTCCTCAAATTGCAGAGGGAAATTTGAATAGTACAGAAGTAGATGTTCAAATAGCAAAAGATAAGAAGGTTGAACAAAATGAGAATACTTTCACAGTGTATACAGTAATTGATGTAAAACCTGAAAACAATAAAGAATTTACTGAAATTATAAAAAATAGAGCAGAAACAACTTTTAATGAAAATGGAGTTTTGCTTATCTATGTAGGAACTGATAGAAGAAATCCTAATAAATGGTGTCTTTTTGAAGTGTATTCTGATATAGATTCTTATTTAAATCATAGAGCTTCTAGTTATTTTAAGAACTTTATTACAGAAACAAAAGATATGATATCTACACAAAAGAGATATGAACTTCAACCTTTAAAATTAATAAATAAAGGTGATCTAGACTACAAAAAATTATATTAA
- a CDS encoding DUF4418 family protein, producing the protein MKKNILEKLALILSVILFLVPKYIAPVCGPKEDGSHMACYYSGNMVMKLAVTIFIITLLMIILSKVKIIKILGSVATIVISAYVYLVPHGMSGLENEMGKPFGVCKVDTMLCHVHHTFEIATGIAVVIGVLMVFSLISTFLKKED; encoded by the coding sequence ATGAAAAAAAACATATTAGAAAAATTAGCTTTAATACTATCAGTAATATTATTTTTAGTTCCTAAATATATAGCTCCTGTTTGTGGACCAAAGGAAGATGGATCTCACATGGCTTGTTATTATAGTGGAAATATGGTAATGAAATTAGCAGTGACAATATTTATTATAACTTTATTAATGATTATACTTTCAAAAGTAAAAATAATAAAAATATTAGGAAGTGTGGCAACTATTGTTATATCTGCTTATGTATATTTAGTACCTCATGGAATGTCAGGTCTTGAAAATGAAATGGGAAAACCATTTGGAGTTTGTAAAGTTGATACAATGCTTTGTCATGTACATCATACTTTTGAAATAGCAACTGGTATAGCAGTTGTAATAGGAGTTTTAATGGTATTTAGTTTAATCTCTACTTTTTTAAAGAAGGAAGACTAG
- a CDS encoding SMI1/KNR4 family protein, producing MNIAKKYIEELKKAYYKNGGKEVWDNIEKIKEGASEENIKKLKEEYPEVPDSLIELLKIVDGTYFREYKGKTVASYFLGSDVEEYPYYLLSSSQILETKNEAYDFYADYVDREYEEVEIDEEIISDSKKMKWLHFSDCMNNGGTSQLFIDFSPSEKGVKGQIVRFLHDPDEIGVIADSFDEYLEELIESGLDFISEDMID from the coding sequence GTGAATATAGCTAAAAAATATATAGAGGAATTGAAAAAAGCTTATTATAAGAATGGAGGAAAAGAAGTTTGGGACAATATTGAAAAGATTAAAGAAGGTGCAAGTGAAGAAAATATAAAAAAATTAAAGGAAGAATATCCAGAAGTACCTGATTCTTTAATTGAACTTTTAAAAATTGTGGATGGAACATATTTTAGAGAATATAAAGGAAAAACTGTAGCTTCTTATTTCTTAGGTTCAGATGTAGAAGAATATCCTTATTACTTATTATCTTCAAGTCAAATTTTAGAAACTAAAAATGAGGCATATGACTTCTACGCTGATTATGTGGATAGGGAGTATGAAGAAGTAGAAATAGATGAAGAAATTATAAGTGATTCTAAAAAGATGAAATGGCTACATTTTTCTGATTGCATGAATAATGGAGGAACATCACAATTATTTATAGATTTTTCACCATCTGAAAAAGGAGTAAAGGGACAAATAGTTAGATTTTTACATGATCCTGATGAAATTGGAGTTATAGCAGATAGCTTTGATGAATATTTAGAAGAACTTATAGAAAGTGGTTTAGATTTTATAAGTGAAGATATGATAGATTAA
- a CDS encoding FMN-binding protein translates to MKKYLLVGMVVALSLLTACGKKDFSKMTFNDGEYQGHFDNDDKDHPSTADVVLTIQDGKIVSCTAEFRDSKGNIKGDDYGKDAGDDKYKKAQIAVQGFSTYADKLVEVQDPNEVDAVSGATVSNKEFKEAVWDALEKAKK, encoded by the coding sequence ATGAAAAAATATTTATTAGTTGGAATGGTTGTAGCATTATCTTTATTAACAGCTTGTGGTAAAAAAGATTTCTCTAAAATGACATTTAATGATGGAGAATATCAAGGGCACTTTGACAATGATGACAAGGATCATCCAAGTACAGCAGATGTTGTTCTTACAATACAAGATGGAAAAATTGTAAGTTGTACAGCAGAATTTAGAGATTCAAAGGGTAACATAAAAGGTGATGACTATGGAAAAGATGCTGGAGATGATAAATATAAAAAGGCTCAAATAGCTGTTCAAGGTTTCTCAACTTATGCTGATAAATTAGTTGAAGTACAAGACCCAAATGAAGTTGATGCAGTATCTGGAGCAACTGTTTCTAATAAAGAATTTAAGGAAGCAGTGTGGGATGCATTAGAAAAAGCTAAGAAATAA
- a CDS encoding YARHG domain-containing protein, with amino-acid sequence MKDDFNDLENINIEEGNIAENNDETSPDSLLKIEPIKSLDSSNIKIEIPKTEIKKEVEKDKKEETKVSEDDFQNINKTKANSKIIKIGIAALIVVLCLVGGYFAYSKFVVSDESEDLVENTGTEEVVEEVPQETVTEENTNTVEEPITEVSQELVEEEQEGGPVSEEAITEENSVQANDDNYDLVVLEKVYDEVINRGNEAYLNNFSSDELAIIRNTLYAKNGYKFKKKEYQEYFGEKSWYNPTTSSQNILTRNEEKLANIIKRYE; translated from the coding sequence ATGAAAGATGATTTTAATGATTTAGAAAATATTAATATTGAAGAGGGAAATATTGCTGAAAATAATGATGAAACTTCACCAGATAGCCTTCTAAAAATTGAGCCAATTAAAAGTTTAGATAGTAGCAATATAAAAATAGAAATACCTAAAACAGAAATAAAAAAAGAAGTAGAAAAAGATAAGAAAGAAGAAACTAAAGTAAGTGAAGATGATTTTCAAAATATTAATAAAACAAAAGCTAACTCAAAGATAATAAAAATAGGAATAGCAGCATTAATAGTTGTTTTATGTTTAGTTGGAGGATATTTTGCATATTCAAAGTTTGTGGTTAGTGATGAAAGTGAAGACTTAGTAGAGAACACAGGAACAGAAGAAGTTGTGGAAGAAGTTCCACAGGAAACAGTTACTGAGGAAAATACTAATACAGTAGAAGAACCTATCACAGAAGTTTCACAAGAACTTGTAGAAGAAGAACAAGAGGGAGGACCTGTAAGTGAAGAAGCTATTACTGAAGAAAATAGTGTTCAAGCTAATGATGATAATTATGATTTAGTTGTTTTAGAGAAAGTCTATGATGAGGTTATAAATAGAGGAAATGAAGCTTATTTAAATAACTTTTCATCAGATGAATTAGCAATAATAAGAAATACTTTATATGCTAAAAATGGTTATAAATTTAAGAAAAAAGAATATCAAGAGTATTTTGGAGAAAAATCTTGGTATAACCCAACAACTTCAAGTCAAAATATTTTAACAAGAAATGAAGAAAAATTGGCTAATATAATAAAAAGATATGAGTAA